A genomic window from Arthrobacter sp. FW305-BF8 includes:
- a CDS encoding tripartite tricarboxylate transporter permease — protein MDVLSSLMDGFATALTPMNLLYALIGVILGTAVGVLPGIGPAMTVALLLPVATVLEPTSAFIMFAGIYYGGMFGGSTTSILLNTPGESSSVITAIEGNLMAKAGKAAQALATAAIGSFVAGAIGTSLLVVFAPIVVQFAVSLGAPSYFAIMVLSLLAVTAVLGSSKLRGFASLGLGLAIGLVGLDFVSGQARLTFGLPLLSDGLDVVVIAVAIFAVGEALWVAAHLRRTPLQIIPVGRPWMGKQDWKRSWKPWLRGTALGFPFGALPAGGAEIPTFLSYVTEKRLSKHPEEFGKGAIEGVAGPEAANNAAAAGTLTPMLALGLPTNATAAVMLAAFTQFGIQPGPLLFQNEGPLVWALIASLFIGNFLLLLVNLPLAPVWAKLLRLPRPYLYAGILFFATLGAYSVNLQAFDLMLLLVLGALGFMMRRYGLPVLPLILGVILGPRLEKQLRQALQLSAGDVSGLWNEPIAVVVYIIVALVLLWPLAAKLWRARRPRTGGLVMAGGPAVDGPAAGPAGAPSVEAPAVEGRPVEGSAAEAPADRGPDAGRHRSDATHANHGQEKS, from the coding sequence ATGGACGTCCTGTCCTCACTCATGGACGGGTTCGCGACCGCGCTGACCCCCATGAACCTCCTGTACGCCCTGATCGGCGTCATCCTGGGCACCGCCGTCGGTGTCCTGCCCGGCATCGGCCCGGCCATGACCGTGGCACTGCTGCTCCCGGTGGCCACCGTCCTTGAACCGACCAGCGCGTTCATCATGTTTGCCGGCATCTACTACGGCGGCATGTTCGGCGGTTCCACCACCTCGATCCTGCTCAACACCCCCGGCGAATCGTCCTCGGTGATCACCGCCATCGAGGGCAACCTGATGGCCAAGGCCGGCAAGGCCGCCCAGGCATTGGCGACGGCGGCCATCGGCTCGTTCGTCGCCGGCGCCATCGGAACCTCGCTCCTTGTGGTCTTCGCGCCGATCGTCGTGCAGTTCGCGGTGAGCCTTGGCGCCCCAAGCTACTTCGCCATCATGGTCCTGTCGCTGCTCGCCGTCACCGCCGTCCTGGGCTCGTCCAAGCTGCGCGGCTTCGCGTCCCTCGGACTCGGTCTGGCAATCGGCCTCGTCGGCCTCGACTTCGTCTCCGGCCAGGCCCGCCTCACCTTCGGCCTGCCGCTGCTCTCCGACGGCCTCGACGTCGTCGTGATCGCCGTGGCGATCTTCGCCGTCGGCGAAGCCCTGTGGGTGGCGGCGCACCTACGCCGCACCCCGCTGCAGATCATCCCGGTCGGCAGGCCGTGGATGGGCAAGCAGGACTGGAAGCGGTCCTGGAAGCCGTGGCTGCGCGGCACTGCCCTCGGTTTCCCCTTCGGCGCGCTGCCGGCCGGCGGCGCCGAGATCCCCACCTTCCTCTCCTACGTGACCGAGAAGCGGCTCTCCAAGCACCCCGAGGAGTTCGGCAAGGGCGCCATCGAAGGCGTCGCCGGGCCCGAGGCGGCCAACAACGCGGCCGCAGCCGGCACCCTGACCCCGATGCTGGCCCTTGGCCTGCCGACCAACGCCACAGCAGCCGTCATGCTGGCCGCGTTCACCCAGTTCGGCATCCAGCCGGGACCGCTGCTGTTCCAAAATGAAGGCCCGCTGGTATGGGCGCTGATCGCCAGCCTGTTCATCGGCAACTTCCTGCTGCTGCTGGTCAACCTCCCCCTGGCCCCGGTTTGGGCGAAGCTGCTTCGGCTGCCGCGCCCCTACCTGTACGCAGGCATCCTCTTCTTCGCCACGCTGGGCGCCTACTCGGTGAACCTGCAGGCGTTCGACCTGATGCTCCTGCTGGTCCTGGGCGCCCTCGGCTTCATGATGCGCCGCTACGGGCTGCCCGTCCTGCCGCTCATCCTCGGCGTAATCCTGGGGCCTCGCCTCGAAAAGCAGCTCCGCCAAGCGCTGCAGCTGAGCGCGGGCGACGTGTCCGGCCTCTGGAACGAACCGATCGCCGTCGTGGTCTACATCATCGTGGCACTGGTACTCCTGTGGCCGCTGGCGGCGAAGCTCTGGCGCGCCCGGCGTCCCCGGACGGGCGGGCTCGTGATGGCCGGCGGACCTGCTGTTGATGGACCCGCCGCCGGACCCGCTGGCGCACCCTCCGTCGAGGCGCCTGCTGTTGAGGGACGCCCTGTTGAGGGATCCGCTGCTGAGGCACCCGCTGATCGGGGGCCTGATGCAGGGCGCCACCGCTCGGACGCCACCCATGCCAACCACGGACAGGAGAAATCGTGA